A genomic region of Micromonospora sp. NBRC 110009 contains the following coding sequences:
- a CDS encoding VOC family protein, with protein MDITIHQTFLPQDDPEAALAFYRDTLGFELRNDVGYQGMRWLTVGPAGQPASIVLHPPAATPGITDDERRTIAEMMAKGTYASVILATRDLDATFERLQASDAEVVQEPTEQPYGVRDCAFRDPAGNMVRIQELR; from the coding sequence ATGGACATCACCATTCACCAGACCTTCCTCCCGCAGGACGACCCGGAGGCAGCGCTGGCCTTCTATCGCGACACGCTCGGCTTCGAGCTCCGCAACGACGTCGGATACCAGGGGATGCGCTGGCTCACGGTCGGCCCCGCCGGGCAGCCCGCGTCCATCGTCCTGCACCCGCCGGCCGCCACCCCCGGCATCACCGACGACGAGCGCCGCACCATCGCCGAGATGATGGCCAAGGGCACCTACGCCAGCGTCATCCTGGCCACCAGGGACCTCGACGCCACCTTCGAGCGACTGCAGGCCAGCGACGCCGAGGTCGTCCAGGAACCGACCGAGCAGCCGTACGGGGTTCGCGACTGCGCCTTCCGCGATCCCGCCGGCAACATGGTCCGCATCCAGGAGCTGCGCTGA
- a CDS encoding helix-turn-helix transcriptional regulator, translated as MTSTSAAAQRLSDLARLRRVRDRIDREYAQPLDVEALARGVNMSAGHLSREFRRAYGESPYAYLMTRRIERAMALLRRGDLSVTEVCFAVGCASLGTFSTRFTELVGVPPSTYRRDAAGATEGMPSCVAKQVTRPVRNREASGPEPRVA; from the coding sequence GTGACCAGCACCTCCGCGGCGGCGCAGCGGCTGAGCGACCTCGCCCGGCTGCGCCGCGTCCGCGACCGGATCGACCGGGAGTACGCGCAGCCGCTGGACGTCGAGGCGCTCGCCCGCGGGGTGAACATGTCGGCCGGGCACCTCAGCCGCGAGTTCCGGCGCGCCTACGGCGAGTCGCCGTACGCCTATCTGATGACCCGGCGCATCGAGCGGGCAATGGCGCTGCTGCGTCGGGGGGATCTGAGCGTCACCGAGGTCTGTTTCGCCGTCGGCTGCGCGTCGCTGGGCACCTTCAGCACCCGCTTCACCGAGTTGGTCGGTGTGCCGCCCAGCACCTACCGGCGCGACGCGGCGGGCGCGACGGAGGGGATGCCGTCGTGCGTGGCGAAACAGGTCACCAGGCCGGTCAGGAATCGAGAAGCCTCGGGCCCTGAGCCGCGCGTAGCGTGA